In Nonomuraea sp. NBC_00507, the following are encoded in one genomic region:
- a CDS encoding PEP-utilizing enzyme, translating to MSTVVPVDEFISDEWYPGFRPGRTDAGVYTEALSTFRKEDEDRFWLLDFHYPRGMVPLGYVFPEDGICFCTQQAAEGLPLPTSGGLGVRMAGPHIYTSEVPVTSRWAVGERVERIQRALPAALERFQATWADRVTELNRGLAYFEGQSFDGRDLADLARLYEEAVVFHRRAWTIHFEIMYPLLATYVGFHGTCLELGIDAAEISKFLQGYDSKIMETDRGLWELTRKARAAGLADVFAVTDATDLNTTLRADPAAKGWVADFDAFLQTYGHRTEGIADVVLTPWIDDPVSPLGTVRTYLSKGSDHDFAGARAAAVAEREQAIEAARGRLTVEERRVFDAGLAACTSANFAWWNEDHNYYIDLRAHIPMRRAGLAIARALGAERPDDGLFVFRPELRRLAEGHRDWGSMRKLVDERRAYYEHWLARRPRMPKVLGTVPEDMSDPVMREIFGTNAGFFAAMKQLGGDTSQVTSLSGVAASSGVARGVARVLHGAEELHRIEPGEILVCEATSPNWTPAFAKIAACVCDSGGTLTHASIVSREYRIPCVCGVGIATSTIRTGDEIEVDGTRGTVRILKRAER from the coding sequence ATGAGCACCGTGGTTCCGGTTGACGAGTTCATCTCCGACGAGTGGTATCCGGGCTTCAGGCCCGGGCGCACCGACGCCGGGGTCTACACCGAGGCCCTGTCCACCTTCCGGAAGGAGGACGAGGACCGCTTCTGGTTGCTGGACTTCCACTATCCGCGCGGCATGGTGCCGCTCGGGTACGTCTTTCCCGAGGATGGCATCTGCTTCTGCACCCAGCAGGCGGCCGAGGGGCTGCCGCTGCCCACGAGCGGCGGGCTCGGTGTCCGGATGGCCGGACCGCACATCTACACCAGCGAGGTGCCGGTCACCTCGCGGTGGGCTGTCGGCGAGCGGGTCGAGCGCATCCAGCGCGCCCTCCCGGCGGCCCTCGAGCGGTTCCAGGCGACGTGGGCCGACCGAGTGACGGAGCTGAACCGCGGACTGGCCTACTTCGAAGGGCAGTCCTTCGACGGTCGCGACCTCGCCGACCTGGCCCGCCTCTACGAGGAGGCGGTCGTCTTCCACCGCCGCGCCTGGACGATCCACTTTGAGATCATGTACCCGCTGCTGGCCACCTATGTGGGCTTCCACGGCACGTGCCTGGAACTGGGCATCGACGCGGCCGAGATCTCGAAGTTCCTGCAAGGCTACGACTCCAAGATCATGGAGACGGATCGCGGCTTGTGGGAGCTCACCCGCAAGGCACGCGCGGCCGGGCTCGCCGACGTTTTCGCCGTCACCGACGCGACAGACCTCAATACGACGCTCCGGGCCGACCCGGCGGCGAAAGGCTGGGTCGCCGACTTCGACGCGTTCCTGCAGACGTACGGGCACCGCACCGAGGGCATCGCGGACGTCGTGCTGACGCCCTGGATCGACGACCCGGTCAGCCCGCTGGGCACGGTCCGGACGTACCTGTCGAAGGGCTCCGATCACGACTTCGCCGGCGCGCGGGCCGCCGCCGTGGCCGAACGGGAACAGGCGATCGAGGCCGCCCGCGGCCGGCTCACGGTCGAGGAGCGGCGCGTCTTCGACGCCGGGCTGGCCGCGTGCACGTCGGCCAACTTCGCGTGGTGGAACGAGGACCACAACTACTACATCGACCTGCGCGCACACATCCCGATGCGGCGGGCCGGCCTGGCGATCGCCCGCGCGCTGGGCGCCGAGCGGCCCGATGACGGACTGTTCGTGTTCCGTCCCGAGCTGCGTCGACTCGCCGAAGGGCACCGCGACTGGGGCAGCATGCGCAAGTTGGTCGACGAACGCCGGGCCTACTACGAGCATTGGCTCGCCCGCCGGCCGAGAATGCCGAAGGTGCTCGGCACCGTACCCGAGGACATGAGTGACCCGGTGATGCGGGAGATCTTCGGGACCAATGCCGGGTTCTTCGCGGCCATGAAACAGCTCGGCGGTGACACGTCGCAGGTCACCTCGCTGTCCGGCGTCGCGGCGTCGTCGGGCGTGGCCCGCGGCGTCGCGCGGGTGCTGCACGGTGCCGAGGAACTGCACCGGATCGAACCCGGCGAGATCCTGGTGTGCGAGGCGACCTCACCCAACTGGACGCCGGCCTTCGCGAAGATCGCCGCCTGCGTCTGCGACAGCGGTGGCACGCTGACGCACGCGTCGATCGTCAGCCGCGAGTACCGCATCCCCTGCGTGTGCGGGGTGGGCATCGCGACGTCGACGATCCGCACCGGCGACGAGATTGAGGTGGACGGCACCCGAGGTACCGTGCGCATCCTGAAGCGGGCCGAGCGATGA
- a CDS encoding nuclear transport factor 2 family protein — MLTVRDGGQAHLAQQLLQDLFTRGDTAIVDRLLRPDYIQHNPLAPDGPDALKYFVATTRQQFPQVAFEPRRVISDGDLVLLHSRNVLVPGTPGMAVFDLFRFQDGRIAEHWDVLQEVPATTASGNDMFATLSEPRSEAPGQRWFTAYHKKLVTAFVDELLVRKDLAAIDTYVDTEYHEHNPNIPDGAAGLKAGLGFYFEQFPQLSVTPKRVIAQGDLVAVHSHYIDAPGDRGRAVIDLFRVRDGKIVEHWNAEQDVPETAANDNTMF, encoded by the coding sequence GTGCTGACCGTACGAGACGGCGGCCAGGCGCACCTTGCCCAGCAACTCCTGCAGGACCTGTTCACCCGCGGCGACACGGCCATTGTCGACCGGCTCCTGCGGCCCGACTACATCCAGCACAACCCCCTGGCGCCCGACGGCCCCGACGCCCTCAAATACTTCGTCGCCACGACGCGGCAGCAGTTCCCGCAGGTCGCCTTCGAGCCTCGACGGGTCATCTCCGACGGCGACCTGGTGCTGCTGCACTCCCGCAACGTACTCGTGCCGGGCACCCCGGGTATGGCCGTGTTCGACCTCTTCCGCTTCCAGGACGGGAGGATCGCCGAGCACTGGGACGTCCTGCAGGAAGTGCCCGCCACCACCGCCAGCGGCAATGACATGTTCGCCACGCTCAGCGAGCCGCGGAGCGAGGCGCCGGGGCAGCGGTGGTTCACCGCGTACCACAAGAAGCTGGTCACCGCGTTCGTCGACGAGTTGCTGGTCCGCAAGGACCTGGCCGCCATCGACACCTATGTTGACACCGAGTACCACGAGCACAACCCGAACATCCCCGACGGCGCGGCCGGTCTGAAGGCCGGGCTGGGCTTCTACTTCGAGCAGTTCCCGCAGCTGAGCGTGACACCGAAACGGGTCATCGCGCAGGGTGATCTGGTCGCCGTGCATAGCCACTACATCGACGCACCCGGCGACCGCGGCCGGGCGGTCATCGACCTCTTCCGGGTACGCGACGGGAAGATCGTCGAGCACTGGAACGCCGAACAGGACGTACCCGAGACCGCTGCCAACGACAACACGATGTTCTGA
- a CDS encoding branched-chain amino acid ABC transporter ATP-binding protein/permease codes for MRRVDLMRRPASLLGIAAAVLVPLVVTTGMSSYWIYLTTSATVTAMLCLSVGVVFGRAGMAALCPMAFAAIGALTTALANHWGIALPFPVLLVVSGLVALPVGIAIGLPALRLRGLNLAIVTLGFAVAVDVVTNSVGFPGAQTLDVVPRPDWATEDADYFLLCWVVFVGASAALSWYGTRRGGAAWLAVRSSERATAATGLAVPRVKLTAFAVSAFLAGVAGSLLAGQLGQLNATGFGSLQSLTIFTLAVMVGARHPEGAALGGMLAAFLPEVLRQVGLPQDLAAVVFAVGAVIGLRTGAGGAAADLRAAGRRLLGQRARPAGATGAKAPGPALGTVTPGPKPAGSDIPAALDARNLRVGYGAVTALDDVSIEVRHGELHALIGPNGAGKSTFVDVVSGFVRSAAGTVTVAGRVSIDGQDHTSAPVHVRARAGLRRTFQHERTIGDLTVAGYLRLVAPTATPAEADTLLDQFGCPAGDVLLSTVDVGRRRLVEVAGAVLSRPSILLLDEPAAGLDAAESQRLGRLLAGLPAAYGFGVLLIEHDVEMVATISDRVTVLDFGRVIASGPAAQVLRDPVVLAAYVGEEVPA; via the coding sequence ATGCGACGCGTTGATCTGATGCGCAGGCCCGCATCGCTGCTGGGCATCGCGGCCGCCGTTCTGGTCCCACTGGTCGTCACGACGGGCATGTCGAGCTATTGGATCTACCTGACAACCAGCGCGACGGTGACCGCGATGCTCTGCCTGTCGGTCGGTGTGGTGTTCGGCCGGGCCGGCATGGCCGCACTGTGTCCCATGGCCTTCGCCGCCATCGGGGCGCTCACGACGGCCCTGGCGAACCATTGGGGAATCGCCCTGCCGTTCCCGGTGCTGCTTGTCGTCTCCGGGCTGGTCGCCCTGCCGGTCGGCATCGCCATCGGCCTGCCGGCGCTGCGCCTGCGCGGGCTGAACCTGGCGATCGTGACGCTCGGCTTCGCCGTCGCGGTCGACGTGGTGACCAACAGCGTCGGGTTCCCCGGAGCGCAGACGCTCGACGTCGTCCCGCGCCCGGACTGGGCCACCGAGGACGCCGACTACTTCCTGTTGTGCTGGGTCGTGTTCGTCGGCGCGTCGGCGGCGTTGTCGTGGTACGGCACCCGGCGCGGCGGCGCGGCCTGGCTTGCCGTGCGGTCGAGCGAACGCGCCACCGCAGCGACCGGCCTCGCGGTCCCACGAGTGAAGCTGACCGCGTTCGCCGTGAGCGCCTTTCTCGCCGGTGTCGCCGGTTCGTTGCTGGCCGGTCAGCTGGGCCAACTCAACGCCACCGGATTCGGGTCCCTGCAGTCGTTGACGATCTTCACGCTCGCCGTCATGGTCGGCGCGCGCCATCCGGAGGGAGCGGCGCTGGGTGGCATGCTCGCCGCGTTTCTGCCCGAGGTCCTGCGCCAGGTCGGTCTCCCGCAGGATCTGGCCGCCGTCGTCTTTGCGGTCGGCGCAGTGATCGGGTTGCGCACTGGAGCCGGCGGGGCGGCCGCGGACCTGCGGGCGGCCGGCCGGCGGCTCCTCGGCCAGCGAGCCCGGCCGGCCGGAGCAACCGGGGCGAAGGCACCCGGCCCGGCCCTCGGGACGGTGACGCCTGGACCGAAGCCGGCCGGAAGCGACATACCCGCAGCACTGGACGCGCGGAATCTCCGCGTGGGTTACGGCGCGGTCACCGCGCTGGACGACGTGTCCATCGAGGTTCGCCACGGCGAACTGCACGCTTTGATCGGACCCAACGGGGCCGGCAAGTCCACCTTCGTCGACGTCGTCTCGGGATTCGTGCGGTCGGCCGCCGGCACCGTGACGGTGGCCGGCCGCGTGTCCATCGACGGCCAGGACCACACCTCCGCGCCGGTGCACGTCCGGGCCCGAGCCGGGCTGCGCCGCACCTTCCAGCACGAGCGCACGATCGGCGACCTCACCGTCGCCGGCTACCTCCGGCTCGTCGCGCCCACAGCGACACCCGCCGAGGCTGACACCCTGCTCGATCAGTTCGGCTGCCCGGCCGGTGACGTGCTGCTGTCCACGGTCGACGTCGGCCGACGACGGCTCGTCGAGGTGGCCGGCGCCGTGCTGTCGCGGCCGAGCATCCTGCTGCTCGACGAGCCGGCCGCGGGCCTGGACGCCGCGGAGTCGCAGCGACTGGGCCGGCTGCTCGCGGGGCTTCCCGCCGCGTACGGCTTCGGTGTGCTTCTCATCGAGCACGACGTGGAGATGGTCGCCACCATCAGCGACCGGGTGACCGTGCTCGACTTCGGCCGGGTGATCGCGTCCGGGCCGGCGGCGCAGGTGCTGCGCGACCCCGTCGTGCTCGCCGCGTACGTCGGCGAGGAGGTTCCGGCATGA
- a CDS encoding branched-chain amino acid ABC transporter permease has product MLQASVAGLLAGGAYAMVGVCVVLLFQMTGVLNVAQAAIGAFGTMVMLQLLERGWGFGVALPAGVLTAAALAALLGWAIARFYTDSSAQVRTIVTVAVLVGLLAIGFRLFGNDPRTVPSLVPGAGFRLADVVVSGNALIALVLAAAIAVGAGLLLNRSRLGVRLRAISERPVTAEMLGVPVTALAVGVWAVMGAVTAVAVTAVAPTRPSNFLSLSLLVMPAMAAALLGGLRNLAGAALGGVLIGVIEGAGTSVRQLSEYRQVLPFLVVVVALVWLQRREVWDATR; this is encoded by the coding sequence ATGTTGCAGGCATCGGTCGCGGGCCTGCTCGCCGGGGGCGCCTACGCGATGGTGGGCGTCTGCGTCGTCCTGCTGTTCCAGATGACCGGTGTGCTCAACGTGGCGCAGGCGGCCATCGGGGCCTTCGGCACCATGGTCATGCTCCAGTTGCTGGAGCGCGGGTGGGGGTTCGGCGTCGCGTTGCCGGCGGGCGTGCTCACTGCGGCAGCGCTTGCGGCCCTGCTCGGCTGGGCGATCGCGCGTTTCTACACCGACAGCTCGGCGCAGGTGCGCACGATTGTCACCGTGGCGGTACTCGTGGGCCTGCTCGCCATCGGCTTCCGGCTGTTCGGCAACGATCCGCGCACCGTTCCCTCACTGGTGCCCGGTGCTGGGTTCCGGCTCGCCGACGTCGTGGTTTCGGGGAACGCGTTGATCGCCCTCGTGCTGGCGGCGGCCATCGCGGTGGGTGCCGGCCTGCTGCTCAACCGCTCGCGGCTCGGCGTGCGGTTGCGGGCAATCAGCGAACGACCGGTGACCGCCGAGATGCTCGGCGTGCCCGTCACGGCTCTGGCGGTCGGCGTGTGGGCGGTCATGGGGGCGGTGACCGCGGTGGCGGTCACCGCCGTCGCGCCCACGCGGCCGAGCAACTTCCTGAGCCTCAGCCTGCTCGTGATGCCGGCGATGGCCGCCGCCTTGTTGGGTGGCCTGCGCAACCTGGCCGGCGCTGCCCTGGGTGGCGTGCTGATCGGCGTCATCGAGGGGGCCGGTACGTCGGTACGGCAGCTCTCGGAGTACCGGCAGGTGCTCCCGTTCCTGGTGGTGGTTGTGGCGCTGGTGTGGTTGCAGCGGCGGGAGGTTTGGGATGCGACGCGTTGA
- a CDS encoding TetR/AcrR family transcriptional regulator, whose protein sequence is MARYDKEHKQATRQRILDTAGRRFKTDGIDGSGVATLMADAGLTNGAFYAHFSSKDDLVANVIADQLGAQAQSFSELPPGRSGLEEFLREYLSPQHRDNPGAGCPAAALLDEIGAARPEPRTLTPTVPGSSWTR, encoded by the coding sequence GTGGCGCGTTACGACAAGGAGCACAAGCAGGCCACGCGGCAGCGGATCCTCGACACGGCCGGCCGTCGGTTCAAGACCGACGGCATCGACGGCTCCGGTGTGGCCACGTTGATGGCGGACGCGGGGTTGACCAACGGTGCGTTCTACGCCCATTTCTCGTCCAAGGACGACCTCGTCGCCAACGTCATCGCCGACCAGTTGGGTGCCCAGGCGCAGAGTTTCAGTGAGCTGCCGCCCGGCCGGTCGGGCCTGGAGGAATTTCTGCGCGAATACCTGTCGCCTCAACATAGGGACAACCCCGGCGCCGGATGTCCCGCCGCCGCCCTGCTCGACGAGATCGGCGCTGCCCGACCGGAGCCAAGGACGCTTACACCGACGGTGCCCGGGTCATCCTGGACGAGATAG
- a CDS encoding PEP/pyruvate-binding domain-containing protein — translation MTYIRHLPDIATDDPAAGGKMTRLADLARAGLTVPHAFVVTTDAFQAVAAACDLPSALDRELAGLGADDSAGLARAEQRLRERLAGAPLPPDLTEAVAGAYEQLCAASRDALLPVAVRSSATTEDAVASSSAGQYDTYLGLTGAPAVLDGILRCWGSLFGARALSYRIRNGLSHVESTMAVGIVELVHPRASGVAFSLNPVTGRRDRVVVEATFGFGEALVQGVVTPDHLEVGRADRRILSYAVGDKQTVSAMDHRAGQVVEVAMPEPMRTLRVLAEDEIGALVDAVLAAEEMLGAPADVEWVIPRAYRLGDPVTLVQVRPVTTAVAQPAPTWNAAAMALKYAFKGIPQ, via the coding sequence ATGACCTACATCCGCCACCTCCCGGACATCGCGACCGATGATCCGGCGGCCGGAGGCAAGATGACCCGGCTGGCTGATCTGGCCCGGGCCGGTCTCACCGTGCCGCACGCGTTCGTCGTCACCACCGACGCGTTTCAAGCGGTGGCGGCGGCGTGCGATCTGCCCTCCGCGCTCGATCGGGAACTGGCTGGTCTTGGTGCCGACGACTCGGCTGGACTGGCCCGTGCCGAGCAGCGACTACGGGAACGCCTGGCCGGCGCACCGCTGCCGCCGGATCTCACCGAAGCCGTTGCCGGCGCCTACGAGCAACTGTGCGCGGCGTCGCGGGATGCGCTACTGCCGGTTGCGGTGCGCAGTTCGGCGACGACCGAGGACGCCGTCGCGTCGAGCAGCGCCGGACAGTACGACACCTACCTCGGTCTGACCGGCGCGCCAGCCGTCCTCGACGGCATACTGCGGTGCTGGGGCAGCCTGTTCGGAGCCCGAGCGCTCAGCTACCGGATCCGCAACGGTCTATCCCATGTGGAATCGACGATGGCCGTCGGCATCGTGGAGTTGGTGCACCCCCGGGCGAGCGGTGTGGCGTTCTCCCTCAACCCGGTCACCGGACGGCGGGACCGTGTTGTCGTGGAGGCGACGTTCGGCTTCGGCGAGGCGCTGGTGCAAGGCGTGGTCACCCCGGATCACCTGGAGGTGGGCCGCGCCGACCGGCGGATACTCAGCTACGCGGTGGGCGACAAGCAGACCGTGTCCGCGATGGACCATCGGGCCGGCCAGGTCGTCGAGGTCGCCATGCCGGAGCCGATGCGAACCCTCCGCGTGCTCGCCGAAGACGAGATCGGCGCCCTCGTCGATGCCGTGCTCGCCGCCGAGGAGATGCTCGGCGCACCGGCCGACGTGGAGTGGGTCATCCCCCGTGCCTACCGGCTAGGTGACCCGGTGACACTCGTGCAGGTCCGGCCCGTCACCACCGCCGTGGCGCAGCCCGCGCCGACCTGGAACGCCGCCGCCATGGCGCTCAAATACGCGTTCAAGGGAATACCGCAATGA
- a CDS encoding ABC transporter ATP-binding protein → MSGLDVRGLEVQRAGFPIVTGVDLTVAPGRITVLLGPNGAGKTTLLEALSGRIPATAGAALLDGVDVLPLSRRARARSGLAHVEQGRTVFGDLTVTENLLVAVGNDEIGPAFEMFPELRRRTDVPARALSGGEQQMLVLARAMLARPRVLLIDEMSLGLAPVIVRRLLPAVRALAEEGMAVLLVEQYAALALSVGSEAMVLFRGRIVLRDSAAELSRHSDRLHRAYLGANERQPSADELPVHPKEPM, encoded by the coding sequence ATGAGTGGTCTCGACGTGCGGGGTCTCGAGGTCCAAAGGGCGGGCTTCCCGATCGTCACGGGTGTCGACCTGACCGTCGCGCCGGGCCGGATAACGGTGCTCCTGGGACCCAACGGCGCCGGTAAGACGACGTTGCTGGAAGCACTGAGCGGACGGATCCCGGCGACCGCAGGAGCCGCGCTGCTCGACGGCGTGGATGTACTGCCGCTGTCCCGCCGGGCCCGCGCCAGAAGCGGCCTGGCCCATGTCGAGCAGGGCCGCACGGTCTTCGGTGACCTGACCGTCACGGAAAACCTCCTCGTCGCGGTAGGGAATGACGAGATCGGGCCGGCGTTCGAGATGTTTCCCGAGCTGCGGCGGCGCACCGATGTGCCGGCCCGCGCGCTCAGCGGCGGTGAACAGCAGATGCTCGTGCTCGCCCGCGCGATGCTCGCCCGGCCCCGCGTGCTGCTCATCGACGAGATGAGCCTCGGCCTGGCGCCGGTGATCGTCCGCCGGCTGCTCCCTGCGGTACGCGCGCTCGCCGAGGAAGGCATGGCGGTTCTGCTGGTCGAGCAGTACGCGGCCCTCGCGCTGTCCGTGGGTTCCGAGGCGATGGTGCTGTTCCGCGGCCGGATCGTCCTGCGTGACAGCGCCGCTGAACTCAGCCGGCACAGCGACCGGCTGCACCGTGCCTATCTCGGCGCGAACGAGCGGCAACCGTCCGCGGACGAGTTGCCCGTCCACCCGAAGGAGCCGATGTGA
- a CDS encoding SDR family NAD(P)-dependent oxidoreductase, protein MTTRLQGRRALLTGGASGIGAATAELFAAEGAAVVIADLPSHRAAADAVVARIEKDGGRAVFAPTDVTDPAAVDAAVALCVDRFGGIDAVVASAGVSAHPDRTGSFNSLLDLDPAHFRFVLDVNVTGVFLTASAAASAMPESGGSIVVLASIAAKRPSAGAYSVSKAGAWMLTRCLAHELAPRHIRVNAIGPGYVETGLLDGMARRSGGDDLDAQRMWRETREKQVPLQRLGLPAEIARTALFLTSDEGSYFTGSLLHPDGGFASEYAGG, encoded by the coding sequence GTGACAACACGACTACAGGGCCGCCGGGCTCTCCTGACCGGCGGCGCCTCCGGCATCGGCGCCGCGACCGCGGAACTGTTCGCCGCCGAGGGCGCCGCGGTGGTCATCGCCGACCTGCCCTCGCACCGCGCCGCGGCCGACGCCGTAGTCGCGCGTATCGAGAAGGACGGCGGCCGTGCGGTCTTCGCGCCCACCGACGTCACTGACCCGGCCGCGGTCGACGCCGCGGTGGCGCTGTGCGTCGACCGGTTCGGCGGCATCGATGCAGTGGTCGCCTCGGCGGGCGTGAGCGCCCATCCGGACCGCACCGGATCGTTCAACTCGTTGCTCGACCTCGATCCGGCACATTTCCGTTTCGTGCTCGACGTCAACGTGACCGGTGTCTTCCTCACCGCCAGCGCCGCGGCGTCCGCGATGCCGGAGTCGGGCGGCTCGATCGTGGTGCTGGCCAGCATTGCCGCCAAGCGGCCGTCCGCAGGCGCGTACTCGGTGTCCAAGGCCGGCGCGTGGATGCTTACCCGCTGCCTCGCGCACGAATTGGCGCCACGCCATATCCGGGTCAACGCGATCGGGCCGGGTTACGTGGAGACAGGCCTGCTCGACGGCATGGCCCGGCGATCGGGCGGCGACGACCTCGATGCCCAGAGGATGTGGCGGGAAACGCGCGAGAAGCAGGTGCCGTTGCAGCGGCTCGGGCTGCCGGCGGAGATCGCCCGCACCGCACTTTTCCTCACCAGCGACGAGGGTTCGTACTTCACCGGTTCGCTGTTGCATCCCGACGGCGGATTCGCGTCCGAGTACGCCGGCGGCTGA
- a CDS encoding ABC transporter substrate-binding protein: protein MISPRPAAAAVVSGLLLIAIPGCSDRTESSSTAPIKVGAISSISGPVVFPEASQAVKAVFDKVNAEGGIGGRKLEYLVEDDKVDPQQAQQAARKLVDSEQVVAMVGSSSALECSVNGALYKQKKILSVQGTGVDPACFGSSNISPVNTGPFQGITVSLQFASETLKRDKVCAVLVDYAGWGDAYAAAIGQWEKSTGKKLALLDATYKPGPEDPTPFVLKVRQAGCQAVVFDGVDVAGVAWMQAVQAQKVTGIDWVFLTSNYTDKVAKTLGPVGEGLYANSEFEPYGGSTPALADWKQTMTAAKIPLNSFAQGGYLSATYFVQALKSIQGEINRESVTAALQGLTSVSNPLVGTPYSFAPAEKHNSNRASKFVQLKGGTWVTVTPEWITLPAGS, encoded by the coding sequence ATGATCAGTCCTAGGCCCGCGGCGGCAGCAGTGGTTTCCGGCCTCCTGCTGATCGCGATCCCCGGCTGCAGCGATAGGACGGAAAGCTCCAGCACCGCGCCGATCAAGGTCGGGGCCATCAGCTCCATCTCCGGTCCCGTCGTCTTCCCGGAGGCATCGCAGGCGGTCAAAGCCGTCTTCGACAAGGTCAACGCGGAGGGCGGCATCGGCGGCCGCAAGCTCGAGTACCTGGTCGAGGACGACAAGGTCGACCCGCAGCAGGCCCAGCAGGCGGCCCGCAAGCTCGTCGACTCCGAGCAAGTTGTGGCGATGGTCGGCTCGTCCAGCGCACTGGAGTGCAGCGTCAACGGAGCGCTGTACAAGCAGAAGAAGATCCTCTCGGTGCAGGGCACCGGGGTGGACCCGGCCTGCTTCGGCTCCAGCAACATCTCACCGGTCAACACCGGTCCATTTCAGGGCATCACGGTGTCGCTGCAGTTCGCGTCCGAGACACTGAAGCGGGACAAAGTCTGCGCCGTACTGGTCGACTACGCCGGCTGGGGTGATGCCTACGCCGCCGCGATCGGGCAGTGGGAAAAGTCGACCGGCAAGAAGTTGGCGCTGCTTGATGCCACGTACAAGCCCGGCCCGGAGGATCCCACGCCGTTCGTGTTGAAGGTCCGCCAGGCCGGTTGCCAGGCCGTCGTGTTCGACGGGGTGGATGTCGCGGGCGTGGCCTGGATGCAGGCGGTCCAGGCGCAGAAGGTGACCGGCATCGATTGGGTCTTTCTCACCTCGAACTACACCGACAAGGTGGCAAAGACGCTCGGCCCCGTCGGCGAGGGACTGTACGCGAACTCGGAGTTCGAGCCCTACGGCGGATCCACGCCCGCACTGGCCGACTGGAAGCAGACCATGACCGCGGCCAAGATACCGCTGAACTCGTTCGCTCAGGGCGGGTACCTCTCCGCGACCTACTTCGTCCAGGCACTGAAAAGCATTCAAGGTGAGATCAACCGCGAGTCGGTGACCGCGGCGCTGCAGGGGCTGACCTCGGTGTCCAACCCCTTGGTCGGCACGCCGTACTCGTTCGCCCCGGCCGAGAAACACAACTCGAACCGGGCCAGCAAGTTCGTCCAGCTCAAGGGCGGCACGTGGGTCACGGTCACGCCGGAGTGGATTACCCTGCCGGCCGGGTCCTGA
- a CDS encoding GlxA family transcriptional regulator — MAQVHRVVVLAPNGVYPFDLGIPRRVFGAADGRYEVLTCTADGRPVRTNADFSITVDHGPEVLRTADTVIIPPFGTTDFSRQTPVDVAQALAFVSPGTRIVSICTGAFVLAAAGLLDGRRATTHWAATEVFRQWYPQVELDPNVLFVDEGDVLTSAGAASGIDVCLHLVRKDHGSEIANHVARMCVVPPWRDGGQAQYIERPVPDTVANDTSAARQWALQNLHKPLTLSDLAEQSNMSLRTFARRFNEEVGMSPGRWLIQQRVDRARHLLESTDLAVDEIAGQVGFAGGTSLREHLHAAIGVSPLAYRRTFRGVPAQNH; from the coding sequence ATGGCACAGGTGCACCGCGTCGTCGTTCTCGCCCCGAACGGCGTATACCCCTTCGACCTGGGCATCCCCAGGCGGGTCTTCGGCGCCGCCGACGGCCGCTACGAAGTCCTGACCTGCACCGCCGACGGCCGCCCGGTCCGTACCAACGCGGACTTCTCGATCACCGTCGACCACGGCCCGGAGGTTTTGCGTACCGCCGACACCGTCATCATCCCGCCCTTCGGCACCACCGACTTCAGCCGTCAAACGCCGGTCGACGTGGCGCAAGCCCTCGCGTTCGTGTCCCCCGGCACCCGGATCGTGTCGATCTGCACCGGTGCCTTTGTGCTAGCCGCGGCGGGGCTGCTCGACGGACGGCGGGCCACCACGCACTGGGCCGCCACGGAGGTCTTCCGTCAGTGGTATCCGCAGGTGGAACTGGACCCGAACGTGCTGTTCGTCGACGAGGGCGACGTGCTGACCTCGGCCGGCGCCGCCTCCGGCATCGACGTCTGCCTGCACCTCGTGCGCAAGGACCACGGCAGCGAGATCGCCAACCATGTGGCCCGCATGTGCGTCGTTCCCCCGTGGCGCGACGGGGGCCAAGCGCAGTACATCGAGCGCCCGGTCCCCGACACCGTGGCGAACGACACGTCCGCCGCCCGCCAATGGGCGCTGCAGAACCTGCACAAGCCGCTGACCCTAAGCGATCTTGCCGAGCAGTCAAACATGAGCCTGCGCACCTTCGCCCGCCGCTTCAACGAGGAAGTCGGCATGAGCCCAGGACGCTGGCTCATCCAGCAACGCGTCGACCGGGCCCGGCACCTGCTGGAATCCACCGACCTCGCGGTCGACGAGATCGCCGGCCAGGTCGGCTTCGCCGGCGGCACCTCGCTGCGCGAACACCTGCACGCCGCCATCGGCGTCTCGCCACTCGCCTACCGACGCACCTTCCGAGGCGTGCCGGCCCAAAACCACTGA